CACGTCGGCAACTTTGCCGGCGAGCTCTACACAATGCAGGGCCACCTCGGCGCGATGACCGTGAACTATAGCGAGAAGCTGCGCGGTGTGCCCACAAGCCGCCACGAAGCCGCTTGCGCATCGGGCGCTATTTCAACGCTCGTTGCCCGCACCGAAATCGAAGCCGGCCACTACGACCTTTCGATGGTTGTCGGCATTGAAATGATGAAATCCGTTGATTCAAAGACCGGCGGTGACTTTCTCGGCACTGCGGCATGGTACGACAAAGAAGCGAAGGGCGTGCAGTTTCCCTTTCCCAAACTTTTCGGTCGCCTCGGCACCGTTTACGAAGAACTCTATGGCCTGAAATACGACCACCTCGCAGAAATTTCGGCCATCAACTACGAAAACGCGCGCAAAAACCCTCTGGCCCAGACTCGCGAATGGTACATGAACAAGCAGCACGCGCTCTCGCGTGGTAACTTCAACATGGAAGTCGGCGGCATCATTCACATCACCGACTGCTCGCAGGTAACAGATGGCGCGGCGGTCACGTTTCTCGCCTCAGAAAAGTTTGCGAAGCGTTACGCCAAGCAGCACGGCCTGAAGCTCAAGAACATTCCCTATATTATGGGCTGGGGCCACGCAACGGCACCGATGCTGTTCGACATCAAGACTGAAGAGGCTTACGCCGCGAAAAAAGAAGGTGGCTACATTCTGCCGCACACGCGAAAAGCAATTGTCGATGCGTATAAGCGCGCCGGCATCAAAGGTCCGAAAGATCTCGATCTGGTCGAGACGCACGACTGCTTCACCACCTCTGAATATGCGGCGATCGAACATTTCGGTCTGACTGCACCCGGTGAAGCCTACAAGGCAATCGACAACGGTGATATTCGTATCGGCGGTAAGCTGCCGTTCAACCCTTCAGGCGGGCTGATCGGCGCCGGCCACCCGGTCGGTGCAACGGGCTCACGCCAGCTGCTCGATGTCTACAAGCAGCTCACGAACACCGCGGGCGAAAATCAGGTTGAAGGCGCGAAAATTGCGGCGGCTCTCAATATCGGCGGCTCGGCGACGACCAACGTCGTACACATTGTCGGCGTCGACAAAGGTAAATAATATGTCGCTCAGCCAAGCACAGGGCATTGTCAAGAACGTCAAAGCGTTCTATAACCGCTTTGAAAAATATCTTGCTGACAAGGCTTTTGAAAACAATAACATCTCAACCGACAAGATGGACCAGGATCAGGTCGCAAACTACGACCTCGCCTGGATAGCCGCAGAAATTTTTGCGATCGATGAAATGATCGCCTACCCTGCGAAAGTCGAAAAGGGTGCGGGCAGCATTGAAGAGAACCTTTCGCTTTTCTTCATCGCCGATGCGCTGAACGACATCGTCGCGCGTTTTCGCCTCGCGGCTCATAAGATGGGCATAACCTCTGAGCAGGCCGAAAAAGAGCTAGGCACCAAAGACATCTATGACTTTATCGCAAAATTCAGCTCTGAAGAATTCGCGGGCAAAATCTCTGACACGCTGGCATCAACGCGCGATTATGGCGCCTATGGCCTGAACGACGACCAGGCGATGATGGCCGACACCTTTCGCAAGTTTGCCGAAGGCCAGGTGAAGCCCATCGCTGAAAAAGTACACCGTCAAGACCTCACGATTCCCGATGAAATCATCGACGGCCTCGCCGAGATGGGCTGCTTTGGGCTTTCGATCGCCGACACCTATGGCGGATTTCAATCTGAAGCAAACCCCGACCACACATCGATGGCGGTGGTCACTGAAGAGCTGTCACGCGGCAGCGTCGGTGTTGCGGGTAGTCTCATTACCCGACCTGAAATTGTCGCCAAGGCAATCGCCGCGGGCGGCACTGAAGAACAGAAGCAGAAATGGCTACCGCTTTTGGCATCGGGTGAGAAAAAATGTGCTGTAGCGGTGACTGAACCCGATTTTGGTTCTGATGTAGCCGGCATGAAAGTTGCGGCTGTCAAAGTCGACGGCGGCTGGAAAATCAACGGCGTCAAAACCTGGTGTACATTTGCCGGTATGGCCGATGTGCTGCTCGTTCTCGTGCGCACAAACCCCGACATGTCGCTCAAACATCGCGGGCTTTCTATTTTGCTCGCCGAAAAGGCGCCCACGCGCGACCATGAATTCGATTACACGCAGCCAGAAGGCGGGCGTATGCATGGTAAGGCGATCTCGACGATTGGCTACCGCGGCATGCACTCGTACGAAGTGGTGTTCGAAGACTACTTTGTACCCGATGCAAACCTCGTCGGCGGCGAAGCCGGCCTCGGTAAAGGTTTCTACCTGCAGATGGCAGGCTTTGCCGGCGGCAGATTGCAGACCGCTGCACGCGCAACCGGTGTGATGCAGGCTGCAGTCGAAAAAGCGCTGCAGTATGCTATGGATCGCAAAATCTTCGGCAAGCCAATCGCGGCTTACGGTATCAACCGCCATAAGATTGCGAAAATGGCGGCGATTACACAGGCCGTACGCCAGATGACTTATAAATCCGCACGCCTCATGGATAAGCACGAAGGGCAGATGGAAGCTTCACTCGTGAAGTTCTATTCGTGCCGCATCGCTGAATGGGTCACGCGTGAAGCATTGCAGATTCACGGCGGTATGGGTTACGCAGAAGAGTATGAAGTTTCACGTCTTTTCGTCGATGCGCGCGTCTTTAGCATTTTTGAAGGCGCAGAAGAAGTGCTCGCGCTTCGGGTAATCGCGCGTGCGCTGCTCGCGCGCGCTTTGGGTCTCAAAGCCGCCTGACCTGTTACCATGCAGAGGGAAATCGCCCGATTCTCCCTCTGCGTAATGCTGGCCCTCGGCGTGCGCGCCGAGGCTGTTCCGTGGCGTGAAAAAGGTGCGATACGTTTTGCATCCTCATTACCCAAACGGCTCATCGATTCGATCATGGCGCAGGGAAACTGGAACCTGCTTTTTCAAGAGGGGCCTTTTGCCGAATTTCAGCGGCAGATTGCAATCGCTAACTATTTCGCGCTGCGCGGCGAGAGCGGCGATGCAGAACAATACTTCAAAAAGGCAGAATCTGCGCTGACGATTGCGTACGCGTCGCTGCGCGGCAAGTACGACTGGCCGCGGTTGCCGCAGGGGCTCGTCGCGAAAGATTTGCCGTGGGGTGAAAACCGCGAAACCTTTCAGGATTTCGTACTCTGCTCACTGCAGCTCTACCTTGAATCGGGCCTCAGAGCGCACGAATCGGGCAAGATCGATTTTGAAGCAATCGAACCTGCCCTCGCCAACGCAGAACGCCAGTTATCCGCCTCTATTCGGCAGAAAGACGCGGATCTCTTCGCCTTTGTTTCACTTCTGCAAGACGCGCTGAAGATCAGGCAGGCGCGCCAGCTCAACGCACTCGAAAAAGCCGATCGTTTCGCTGAGCGAAGCAGCCTGGAGTCTGGTGGCGGCAAAAACTACTGGAACCGGCGCGCCTTTTTGTTTCGCATATTCGAGAACATTCACCATGGCAATCTCGGCAGGGCGCGGGCTATGGCCGATGACCTCTACCAAAGGCAGGGTGACCAGCTTGACCCGCTGGCGGCCGCGCGCATCTACGTGGCAACCGCCGCCTATGACGAGGCAGAAAAGATCTGCGAAGCGGCGCTCAGGTCGAATGATCAAAAACTCGCCGAAAACCAGATCAACTACATCAGGCACAGTGTGCTGTTGCAGAACCTGCAGCTGCTTCGCCGCCAATACGAAAGTGCAGAACGCACGGCAAAGCAAACCGCTGAACACCTGCAGGCGATCTTTGAATCGGGCGTGACAGCCAATGAAGAGCGTGTTGCCCTGCGCCGTTCGCTGCGTGACCAGCAGCTGCGCAGCCTGATGTTTGCGTTTCTGCATGACCGCCGCTGCCCGGCAGCAAACGAATTCACCGACACGCTCGAAATGGAACCCGAATGGCGCGTCAAAGCGCGACTCTTCTATGAAAACTGCGGGCTGGGCCATGACCGCCTTTGGTGGCAGGCCATTGTTACAACCCCGGGTGCGGGTAGCGAAATTTCGGCGATAGCGGCCTATGCAGACCGGCGACTGACTGAGAAAATGGCAGCCGGTTCTGATTTGCTGCGGCTTTTGCTGAACCACCAGCTATTGATTGGTGCGCGGCCCAAGGGCCCTGTAGCAGCGAATGCGGTCACGGCCTACCTGCAGCTCGCGCCAGATTACCCGGCTGATTTTCTGTTTCTCGACTGGGGCATAGTGGCGCCTGAAATCGCCGATGCCGAACTTATCGCACTATTGCCGCAGAAACTCGAGAGCCGGCAGGCGTTGAAAATATTCACCGCGCTGCACAGAAATTACGCTGCAAGAATCACCCGCGGCGCTCCGCTGAATCTTTTTGTGCCCCCCGATGCCGCCCGGCTTTCCCGGCACAATTCAGGCCGTGCGCTCGATCAGGTACGTCCCGAACCTTCTGCACCTGAAGCGTTCAGGGTGCAACATTCACTGCGCTACGGCGGCGATAATGTGGAAATCTTCTACGACAGGACCACCGGTCGGCTGTCGCAGAACAGCTCAGCCGCCCCGGCGGTCGTGAACTTCGGCAAGCTTGGGGTTCAGGTAAAATCTACCGCACAGCGGCAGTATCTTGCACCCCTCTACTTTTGGTGTGAAAATTGTCGCGCGACAAGCGAAAGGCCTGCACGCCTTTTCGTCGATCGCGGCGCCGACAGGGCCTGGCGCACCACATTCGCTGAAATCGCCGACACTTTTTCTCTGACTCTGGAATATAATTCGCTCGATGCCTGCGGCCTCGAAACCGTACCTGCCAACGATACGCTACTCTTGAACGGGGGCACCCGCACGACCATGCTGCAGCGTTGCCCATGGCGCAGCACTAACCTGGTGATCGATGAAGGCGCCCGCACGTCACCCATGGCCGCGCAGATGCTGCTGACGCTGGGCTGGCGCAGTGATCTTTCGGCGATCACTCTGCCCGCAGCGGCCCCCGTGCCGATGAGAACCGCCCTGCTCTACGATTTCTTTCAGCGCAAGAACCGGCGGGGAATGCCGTCAACCACCGCCTTTCAGGAAAGTTATTCCCGGGCAGAAAAATCGTTTTCAGCTGATAGCGCCTTTGAGCGCATACAATTTTATGAAAGTCTCGATTAGGCTCGCGCGCACGGCGATAGCATTTGCTGCCAGCAGCTGCCTGCTC
The sequence above is a segment of the Turneriella parva DSM 21527 genome. Coding sequences within it:
- a CDS encoding acyl-CoA dehydrogenase family protein encodes the protein MSLSQAQGIVKNVKAFYNRFEKYLADKAFENNNISTDKMDQDQVANYDLAWIAAEIFAIDEMIAYPAKVEKGAGSIEENLSLFFIADALNDIVARFRLAAHKMGITSEQAEKELGTKDIYDFIAKFSSEEFAGKISDTLASTRDYGAYGLNDDQAMMADTFRKFAEGQVKPIAEKVHRQDLTIPDEIIDGLAEMGCFGLSIADTYGGFQSEANPDHTSMAVVTEELSRGSVGVAGSLITRPEIVAKAIAAGGTEEQKQKWLPLLASGEKKCAVAVTEPDFGSDVAGMKVAAVKVDGGWKINGVKTWCTFAGMADVLLVLVRTNPDMSLKHRGLSILLAEKAPTRDHEFDYTQPEGGRMHGKAISTIGYRGMHSYEVVFEDYFVPDANLVGGEAGLGKGFYLQMAGFAGGRLQTAARATGVMQAAVEKALQYAMDRKIFGKPIAAYGINRHKIAKMAAITQAVRQMTYKSARLMDKHEGQMEASLVKFYSCRIAEWVTREALQIHGGMGYAEEYEVSRLFVDARVFSIFEGAEEVLALRVIARALLARALGLKAA
- a CDS encoding acetyl-CoA acetyltransferase, with translation MAKNKKVYILGGYQTDFARNWAKEGKTIQALMHEAMDGAFAATNIDPADVGSIHVGNFAGELYTMQGHLGAMTVNYSEKLRGVPTSRHEAACASGAISTLVARTEIEAGHYDLSMVVGIEMMKSVDSKTGGDFLGTAAWYDKEAKGVQFPFPKLFGRLGTVYEELYGLKYDHLAEISAINYENARKNPLAQTREWYMNKQHALSRGNFNMEVGGIIHITDCSQVTDGAAVTFLASEKFAKRYAKQHGLKLKNIPYIMGWGHATAPMLFDIKTEEAYAAKKEGGYILPHTRKAIVDAYKRAGIKGPKDLDLVETHDCFTTSEYAAIEHFGLTAPGEAYKAIDNGDIRIGGKLPFNPSGGLIGAGHPVGATGSRQLLDVYKQLTNTAGENQVEGAKIAAALNIGGSATTNVVHIVGVDKGK